The following is a genomic window from Haloterrigena salifodinae.
CCGTCGACCGCGACGAGAGCGGCTATCTCCGCACCCGTACGGACGACGCCGGCCGCGCGACGACCGAGACGGCGGTTGAGGGCGTCTTCGCCGCTGGCGACGTCGCCGATCCGCACTATCAACAGGCGGTCACCGCCGCCGGAACCGGCAGCATGGCGGCGCTCGACGCCGAAGCGTACCTCGAGACGCTCGAGCGGACGGAAGAACCTGCGCTCGAGGTTTCTCCGTAGTCGCCCCCTCGCTAGCACCGAATCAACTTGTCTCTAGCCGTCCAGTAGACGGTGGAAGTTCTCGCAAAGTAGCGTTTACCGTAACGCGTCTCAAGCAACGTTTGATATCTGCGTGTCGGTAGAATGGGAACCCATCGATAAGCTCACTGCTTCAGCCGTGAGGAGCTGACTCGTTTGCTTCGCCAGCCGCAGGGAGTCGAAACGAAAACGCAGATCCATTGGCGAGTTCGGAGTCGACCCAGATTTCACCGCCATGCCGTTCGAGAATCCGTCGCAAAGTGCGAGACCGGTTCCGGTACCGGAACTCTCGTGACGACTGTGTACTCGCTCGAACTCCTCGAGATCCGCGATCAATCGTTCGAGTTCCGTCTAGTACTGCCGGCGCTCGATCGCTTCTGCGAAGTTGCGTCTAAGATTCGTGTATTCCACATTATTCGCAAATCCATACGAATATAACGGCGACTACGAACCACTATTTTGTGTGTCGATATCGAACAGGGAGACGATGGCTACCGATTCGACTATTCACGACTACGAAGTTCTCGTCGTCGGAGGCGGCCCGGCTGGAATGACTGCGGCGCTGTACACGACGCGACTCGGTCATCGGACGGCCGTCGTTGACCGAGGCGGTGGTCGTACAGCGATGATGCAAGACGTCCACAATCTACTAGGTATTACAGAAGAGACATCCGGTAACGAGTTCCTCTCGATCGGTAGAGACCAGCTTCGGGAGTACGGATGCGATATTCACAATGATCTACTCGTCTCCTGTGACAGCACCGAGGACGAGTCCATACGTCTCTGCGGGAATAACGCTGACTACCGTGCAGAGTACGTCGTCCTCGCGACGGGATTTAACGATGTCCGTCCAGAGCCGCCACTACCGCGGACTGGTCGTGGACTCCACTACTGTTTGCACTGTGATGCCTACATGTTCGTCGACGAACCCGTCTACGTCATGGGTTACGGGGAGAGCGCTGCATACGTAGCCGCGATTATGCTTAACTTCACCGACGATGTCGATTTGCTCACGCGCGGTGATGACCCTGAATGGAGCGATGAGACGGCGACGATGCTCTCGAACCATCCGATCGATATTATTTACACGGACATCACTGGCGTTCAAAACGACAAAGACGGCTGGTTAGCGGCCCTCGAGTTCGAAGACGGCACGGTTCGCGAGTACAAGGGTGGCTTCGCGATGTACGGTGCTGAGTACAATAATGGTCTGGCCCGCAACCTCGGCTGTGATATCAACGACGATGGAACGGTCGTCGTCGATGATCACGGTCAAACGTCGGTCGAGCGCGTCTATGCAGTTGGTGACCTAACGCCAGGTCACAATCAACTCCCGATTGCACTGGGTGAAGGAGCGAAGGCTGGCATCTCGTTGCATTTCGCGTTACGTGATTTCCCTCGGGATATCGACATTATCGAGGAGCAAGGTCCAGTCCGATCCGACGAGGTCCCCGGAATCCCCGACGAACTTCTCGAGCAAGAAGTCGATTTCCACACATATGACTGAATGATAGCAGAATAATCCTCTAAGCTGGTCAAAGTTGCTGTAAGAACTAGGGATCGATGCGTCGTCAGTCTCCAACCGCAGGGTATAGTGGTGTATGAAAATGACAATAGCCGTGGGTCGTAGAAGCAAAGCCCAAACTCTTCTTACGACAGTTCGATAGTACCATTCGAAGCGATTGTCATGTCATACTTTCGGCACCTGAACGAAACATGTCTACCTTGGATCCAGTCGCCAGTAGAGGTCGGCTCAAACGATCGGTCCAGCGCAGCAGGATCCACAACATCGTTGAGCGGTGGCTCGAGGGAAGTCAGGGAGACACCTTCCGCGTCGACAATCGCTTCGAGAACGCGCAGGCTCGGCTTCGAGCGCGTGGACTCGGTGTCGGTCATGGCTCAGACGAGGAGTTGGATGTCGGATTCAGCCATGTGCTGCAACGCGGTGGCCGCGCCGACGCCGGTGGTGACGCCGTCGTAGAAGTCGTCCTCGTCGTAGTCCATCAGCTCGATCGTCATCTGACAGGCCTGCAGATCGACGCCGCTCTCGAGCGAGAGGTCGATCAGCTCCTCGATGGTGGCAGTGCCGTTGTCGTCGATCTTCTTCTGCATCATCTTCGTGGCCATCGTGTCCATGCCAGGGAGCGCGGCGACGGCGTTCGGGACGGGCATGTTAGGATTGCCGACGGCACTCAATTTGAGATCCTTCGACTTCTCCTCGTGGAGAATGTCGAGCCCCCAGAACGTGTGGAAGACGACGACCTCCCAGCCGAACGCGGCCGCGGTGCTCGCGAGGATCAGCGGCGGATACGCCATGTCGAAGCTGCCCTGCGTTGCCACGATCGTCATCTTCTTCTGGTCGTCGCCCAGGTCCGCCTCTGCGAGCGACTCCTCTAACTCCTCGACGCGCTCGCGTAGGGCCTGCAACTCGGCGGCGTCGATCTCGGCGTTGGATTCGGCGTCCGCCTCGCCGTCTTCGATCGGTGTCGTTTGATTATCCGTGCTCATTATTCCGTCTTCTTCACGTAGTGGGTGTAGATGTCGTCCCCTTCGACTTGCTCGAGGAGTTCGACACCGTCGGTGCCGTCGGCCCACCCCTGAATGTCGCTCATGCTGCCCGAGTCAGTCGCGACGACCTCGAGGACGTCGCCGGCCTCGAGGTCGTCGATCGCTTGCTTGGTCTTCACGATGGGCATCGGGCAGGACTGTCCTTTCACGTCCAGCGTCTCCGTGGTCTGATATTCCGAACTCATGATTTCGTTTTGTGCTCCGTATTGGAGCTATTACACAATATTAGATGCACCCATATAAGGGCTCCGGTTATTGTACAATACACGAACACCCCCTGGTCCGGAGGAAGGTAGAAACTAGTTAGTACCGCCCATATACGGGAACGTGGGATCGATAAGGGTAGATCTATCTATCCTGTATTGTGGGTAATGGGGGATACTACGCAAACCCTTAAGTGCCAGTAGCCGATACTGGAAACTGTACAACATGGACGATATGGATCTTCCAATGCCGGACGTCGAGATCGAATCGGTCAGTCCAGACGAATTGAAGGATCGAATCGACGCGGGCGAGGATGTCACGCTCCTCGATACTCGCATGGAATCGGAGTACAACGAGTGGAAGATCGACGGAGAGACCGTCGAATCAATCAACATTCCGTACTTCGAATTCTTAGACGACGAAATTGACGACGATGTCCTTGCACAGATCCCCGATGACCGCGAAATTACGGTTCTCTGTGCGAAGGGGGGCTCAAGCGAGTACGTCGCTGCACAGTTAAGAGAGCGCGGCTACGACGTCGACCACCTTGAGGACGGGATGAAGGGCTGGGCGCGCATCTACGAGCGCGTGGAAGTCGAACGCTACGACGGTGCGGGGACGCTCTACCAGTACCAGCGTCCCTCGAGCGGCTGTCTCGGCTACCTCGTCGTCGATGGCGACGAGGCGGCCGTGATCGATCCGCTGCGTGCGTTCACAGATCGGTACCTTGAGGACGTCGACGACCTCGGCGCCGACCTGCAGTACGCAATCAACACGCACATCCACGCAGACCACATATCGGGCGTCCGTAATCTCGACGCGGAAGGCGTCGAGGGCGTCATCCCCGAGGCGGCGGTCGACCGCGGTGTCACCTACGCCGACGAGATGACTCTCGCGGCGGACGGCGACGAGTTCGAAGTCGGTGAAGCCACCATCGAGACTGTCTACACGCCCGGACACACCTCCGGAATGACCTCGTACCTGATCGACGACTCGCTGCTGGCGACCGGCGACGGTCTGTTCGTCGAGAGCGTCGCCCGCCCCGACTTAGAGGAGGGCGACGAGGGCGCGGAAGACGCCGCACGACAACTCTACGAGTCGCTGCAGGAGCGCGTCCTGACGTTGCCCGACGACACGCTGATCGGCGGCGCGCACTTCAGCGACTCCGCCGAACCCGCCGACGACGGCACCTACACGGCACCGATCGGCCAGCTCGCGGAGGAGATGGACGCCCTGACGATGGAGGAAGACGAGTTCGTCGAGCTGATCCTCTCGGACATGCCGCCCCGTCCGGCCAACTACGAGGACATCATTCCGACGAACCTCGGCCAGCAGGAGGCCGACGACGAGGAGGCGTTCGAACTCGAGCTCGGCCCGAACAACTGCGCCGCGAGCCAGGAGTCGCTCGCCGGTGACTAACGCCCAATGGTAGCTGACCCAGTCCCACTCCAGTTGGCTGCCGAGCTGTTCCCCAACGGGATCAGCCGCTACGCCGTCGGCGGGTTACTTGTCGGTCTCGGCGCGGTCGTGATCTACGTCGGGACCGGCATCCCGGCCGGAGCGAGCACGTTCCTCGAGTCGACGCTGTCGTACGTCTCCGGGCAGTCGCGGTTCCAGCAGTACGTTTCGTCCCGGGACTGGCGCGTCGTGTTCACGCTTGGCATAATCCTAGGCGGGCTGGCGTTCGCAGCGACGGTCCAGTCCGGGGTGATTACGACCTCGCTCTACCAGCCCGGAACGACGGGCGAACTGTACGAGGTCGGCGGCGTGACGCTCTGGTCGACCGACGTGCAGGCCTGGCGGCTGCTGGTCGGCGGCGTGTTCGTCGGAATCGGCACCCGAATCGGTAAAGGATGTACGTCCGGCCACGGGGTCTGCGGCGTCGGTTCGGCGTCGAAGACCTCGCTCGTCGGCGTGGCGTCGTTCCTGACGGTCGCGATCGTGACCGCACAGATCGTCGCGGCACTGGGGGTGTCGCCATGAGCGAGACGGTCATGTCTCGAGGTGGCAAGCGGGGAGGTGATGACCCGTGAGCAGCGATCGTCATCCCCTGTTCATGCCGCTGATCCTCGTCGGCGGCCTGATCTTCGGGTTCGGGCTCGGGTTCAGCCAGATGGCGCGTCCGGAGGTCGTGCTGAACTTCCTCCAGTTCGAGGACTTCGGACTGCTGTTCGTCATGTTCGGCGCGGCGATCGTCTCCGGGATCGCCTTCGCTGTGATGCCTCGGATTCGAGACAGCGCGCCGCTGACGGGTAACCGGTACGAACGCCGGCTAAAGCCGTTCGACCGGAACGTCCTGGTAGGCGGCGCGATCTTCGGCGTCGGCTGGGGGCTCTCGGGTATCTGTCCCGGCGCCGCCTACGCCAGCCTCGGCATCGGTAACGTCTCCATCCTGTGGGCGCTCGCCGGCATGTTCGCCGGCGCCTACCTCCAGGGAGTCTGGCGCAGTAAGCGTGCCGCAGCCGACACGGCCCCGGCGGGTGCCGACTAACGCCGTTTACAGTTCGTGTTTCGCAAACTGAAACAGCAGCATTTCGTACACTAATGGATCCGGGGACGATACTACTGTTCGCAGCCGCCGCTCTCGCGAGCCTGTTTATGGCCTAGGTGATCGGCGCCGGCTCGAGCGGCGCGACCCCCTTCGCCCCGGCCGGTGGCGCGAACGCGATTCCGACGATGCGCGCGGCGTTTCTTGTCGGCATCCTCGGCTTCGCCGGTTCGATGACCCAGGGCGCGAGCGTCTCCGAAGCCGTCGGGAGCGGCCTCGTTGACGGGGTGAGACTCCCGATCGGCGGCGTCATCGTCGTCTTGCTGATCGGTGCCGGACTGATGGCGATCGGTATCCATACCGGGTATCCGATTGCGACCGCGTTTACCGTGACCGGGGCGGTCATCGGCGTCGGCTTCGCGCTCGGTGGCGATCCGGCCTGGGGAAAGTACGCTGAAATCGGCGCAGTGTGGGTTCTCACGCCGTTTATCGGCAGGGGAATCGCCTACGGAATCGCGAGCGTCCTCCCCCGATCGGACGTTCCCGAGGCCGTTAGCGCCCCGATACTCGCCGGAATCGTCGGTGTCGTCGTCGCGAACCTCGAGTTCGCGTTTCTCTCATCAACCGGGGGAACGCTCACCGCAGCTGTGACCACGCTGGTTTCTGTCGACGGTGCCATCGCAACGATCGCAATCTCGCTCGGATTCGGAGCGCTCGCCGCAGCCCTCGTTCGCTGGGACGTCGATCGTGATCAGGCCGGTGGACTGCGCCGGTTCCTGCTATCGCTCGGCGCGCTCGTAGCATTCTCGGCGGGCGCGAGTCAGGTCGGGTTAGCCGTCGGCCCGCTGTTCCCGCTGCTCGAGGAGCTGCCGACGGTGTCGCCGATCGCGGTCCTGCTCGGCGGCGGCGTTGGGATCCTCGTCGGCTCCTGGACGAGCGCACCGCGGATGATCAAGTCGATTTCGCAGGAGTACGCGTCGCTGGGGTCGCGACGATCTATTTCGACGCTCGTCCCCTCGTTTCTCATCGCACAGACCGCGGTCCTGCTCGGGGTACCGGTCTCGTTCAACGAGATCATTGTAAGCGCGATCGTCGGCAGCGGACTCGCGGTCACCGGTGGAGCCGGCGTCAGTCCGCAAAAGCTGGGACTCACCGTCGCCGTATGGATCGGGTCGTTCGCCCTCGCATTCGGACTCGGCTACGGATCGATGCTTCTTCTGTAACTCTGAGGCAGCAGGCGACGCGTTCGGCTCTTTCGAGCCGTCGTCCGTTTCGATCGGAGATCTGTCGGAGTAGTAGTTGCCCATGCGTTCTCGACGAGCTACGGAAGCAGCTGGCTGATCAACGGCCGGTTCGACGCGACGACGCGGTAGACGAACTCGCGGACGGGTACATATCCCGGAACGCGACGAAACAGCGGGAAAAACTGCGATGGCAAGAGGCCGGTCCGTTCGTAGGCGCGTTCCATCGCTGCCCCACAGGAGTAGGTCGTCTCGTCGGTAACGAAGTGCGCACAGTCCTCGTAGTCAGGCGGCAAGCGCGCTCGCAGAGCGTCCGTGAGTTCCGAAAAGCCGAC
Proteins encoded in this region:
- a CDS encoding NAD(P)/FAD-dependent oxidoreductase is translated as MATDSTIHDYEVLVVGGGPAGMTAALYTTRLGHRTAVVDRGGGRTAMMQDVHNLLGITEETSGNEFLSIGRDQLREYGCDIHNDLLVSCDSTEDESIRLCGNNADYRAEYVVLATGFNDVRPEPPLPRTGRGLHYCLHCDAYMFVDEPVYVMGYGESAAYVAAIMLNFTDDVDLLTRGDDPEWSDETATMLSNHPIDIIYTDITGVQNDKDGWLAALEFEDGTVREYKGGFAMYGAEYNNGLARNLGCDINDDGTVVVDDHGQTSVERVYAVGDLTPGHNQLPIALGEGAKAGISLHFALRDFPRDIDIIEEQGPVRSDEVPGIPDELLEQEVDFHTYD
- a CDS encoding HalOD1 output domain-containing protein, which produces MTDTESTRSKPSLRVLEAIVDAEGVSLTSLEPPLNDVVDPAALDRSFEPTSTGDWIQGRHVSFRCRKYDMTIASNGTIELS
- a CDS encoding DsrE/DsrF/DrsH-like family protein, yielding MSTDNQTTPIEDGEADAESNAEIDAAELQALRERVEELEESLAEADLGDDQKKMTIVATQGSFDMAYPPLILASTAAAFGWEVVVFHTFWGLDILHEEKSKDLKLSAVGNPNMPVPNAVAALPGMDTMATKMMQKKIDDNGTATIEELIDLSLESGVDLQACQMTIELMDYDEDDFYDGVTTGVGAATALQHMAESDIQLLV
- a CDS encoding sulfurtransferase TusA family protein; the encoded protein is MSSEYQTTETLDVKGQSCPMPIVKTKQAIDDLEAGDVLEVVATDSGSMSDIQGWADGTDGVELLEQVEGDDIYTHYVKKTE
- a CDS encoding MBL fold metallo-hydrolase — its product is MDDMDLPMPDVEIESVSPDELKDRIDAGEDVTLLDTRMESEYNEWKIDGETVESINIPYFEFLDDEIDDDVLAQIPDDREITVLCAKGGSSEYVAAQLRERGYDVDHLEDGMKGWARIYERVEVERYDGAGTLYQYQRPSSGCLGYLVVDGDEAAVIDPLRAFTDRYLEDVDDLGADLQYAINTHIHADHISGVRNLDAEGVEGVIPEAAVDRGVTYADEMTLAADGDEFEVGEATIETVYTPGHTSGMTSYLIDDSLLATGDGLFVESVARPDLEEGDEGAEDAARQLYESLQERVLTLPDDTLIGGAHFSDSAEPADDGTYTAPIGQLAEEMDALTMEEDEFVELILSDMPPRPANYEDIIPTNLGQQEADDEEAFELELGPNNCAASQESLAGD
- a CDS encoding YeeE/YedE family protein gives rise to the protein MVADPVPLQLAAELFPNGISRYAVGGLLVGLGAVVIYVGTGIPAGASTFLESTLSYVSGQSRFQQYVSSRDWRVVFTLGIILGGLAFAATVQSGVITTSLYQPGTTGELYEVGGVTLWSTDVQAWRLLVGGVFVGIGTRIGKGCTSGHGVCGVGSASKTSLVGVASFLTVAIVTAQIVAALGVSP
- a CDS encoding YeeE/YedE family protein — translated: MSSDRHPLFMPLILVGGLIFGFGLGFSQMARPEVVLNFLQFEDFGLLFVMFGAAIVSGIAFAVMPRIRDSAPLTGNRYERRLKPFDRNVLVGGAIFGVGWGLSGICPGAAYASLGIGNVSILWALAGMFAGAYLQGVWRSKRAAADTAPAGAD
- a CDS encoding thiol-disulfide oxidoreductase DCC family protein, which produces MSPPTLVYDDDCGVCSHAARFVDRRAAIDIVGFSELTDALRARLPPDYEDCAHFVTDETTYSCGAAMERAYERTGLLPSQFFPLFRRVPGYVPVREFVYRVVASNRPLISQLLP